Below is a genomic region from Elusimicrobiota bacterium.
CGCCTGCCCCTACGGCGCTCCGGTCCCGCTCGGAGCGCCCGAGGCCGGGAAGATCGACGGGCGGCTGCTGGGGCGCTGGGTCCAGGTCCATGAGCAGGAGGTCGGCTTCGCCGAGTTCGAGTTCTTCGCCTTCAACGACCACGAGTATGTCGTGGAGATGCGCAGCCACGAGCCCTATAAGCCCGAAGAGGCGGCCCACTACCGGGTCTTCTCATCGGAGGTGGGGGGGAAGAGCTTCCTGAACTGCCGGGACCTCGGCGAGAAGGAGTCCTACAACCTCGCGGTCTACGAGTTCCCGGCCCCGGACAGCGTGACCTTCTCCTTCGTCAAGGACGACGCGATGAAGCCGGCGGGCGAGGTCAAGACCTCCAAGGCCCTGCGGCGCTTCGTGGCCGAGCACATCGCGGACAAAGGCTTCTTCGAGCCCGGCTTCACCTTCAAGAAAGCCGAGCCGGCCCGCAAGTAGTTCCGGTCACGCCATAGGCGTGACCGGAACCCAGCGCCGACACTCCGGTCGGCGCTGATCCGTTGTCGGCTGAGCGGGTTCTGCCGCCCGCTGCGCGGGCGGTTGCGGGCGAGCGGAGCTCGCCCGCTCGGGGGACGGACTAATCCATCCGGCGGAACTTCTCCGGCGGCAGGCCGCAGACCCGGCACTTGCCAGCGGGCTTGCCCAGCTCCAGGTGGCCGCAGACCGGACAAAGGTAGATCTCAACCTGGTCGAGGTCCTTGCCCCCTTGCACGGCCTGCAGGGCCTTCCGGTAGAGGCCGGCGTGGACTTCCTCGACCTGGAGCGCCCAGTTGAACATGGTCTTGGCCTTGTGGCCGTCCTTCTGGGCCTGGGCCAGCATGGGCGGGTACATCTCGGTGAACTCGTAGGTCTCTCCCTGCACCGCGGCCTTGAGGTTGTCGGCGGTCGGGCCGATGGCGTCCATGGCCGCGAGATGTCCCAGCGCGTGGATGGTCTCGGCCTCGGCCGCGGCCCGGAACAGCTTGGCCACCTGCGGGAAACCGTCCTTCTCGGCCTTCTGGCCGAAGGCGAGGTACTTGCGGTTGGCCTGACTCTCGCCTGCGAAAGCGGTCTTGAGGTTCTCTCTCGTGTCGGTCATCACTGGCATCGTTCGCCTCCTATCCTAAGACGACGGCCATTATAGCCTTTTTGACCGTCTCCCCTCGGTTGGAAAAATTTCGTAGGATAGGAGTCCTCTGGAGGCCATACCCTGAAGACCACACATCCCGCGATGAAAGACCGGATCACCACCGAGTTCATCCGCCGCATCCCCAAGTCCGATCTGCACCTGCACCTCGACGGCTCCCTGCGCCTCAAGACCCTCATCGAGCTGGCCCGCCAGGAGAGAGTGAAGCTGCCTTCCACCAGCGAAGCCGGGCTGCGCAAGCTCGTCTTCAAGGACTCCTACCGCGACCTCCTGGAGTACCTCCACGGCTTCGCCTACACCTGCGCGGTCCTGCGCCGGCCCGAGAACCTCGAGCGCGTGGCGCGGGAACTCGTGGAGGACAACGCGGCCGAGGGCGTGCGCTACATCGAGGTCCGCTTCGCCCCCCAGCTGCACGTCTGCGACGGGATGAGCGCAGGCGACGCCGTGCGGGCCGTGGCCAAGGGGCTCTGGGCCGGCGCCAAGGCCCACAACCGGCGGGCCGCCGTGCGTTCCGGCGCCGACCTGCCGTTCCATTACGGCATCATCGTCTGCGGCATGCGCAAGTTCAAGAAGGGCATGTCCCCGTATTTCGCGAGCCTGCTGAGCCTCATGGAGTACGCGGACAAGGACGACGTCTACGCCGCGGCCTCCTTGGAGCTGGCGCGCTCGGCCGTGGCTTGGGCGCGGGAAGGCATGCCGGTCGTGGGCTTCGACCTGGCCGGAGAGGAGGCGGGCTACCCGCCCGAGGACCATCGGGAGGCCTACCAGTACGCGCACGACCACTTCATCCGCAAGACCGTCCACGCGGGCGAGGCCTACGGCCCGGAGTCCATCTGGCAGGCCATAACCCAGTGCCACGCCAACCGCATCGGGCACGGGACCTTCCTCTTCGCCCACGAGATGATCAAGGCCTCGGACATCCCCGACCACCGCCGCTACGTCGAGGACCTGGCCAGCTATATCGCCAGCCAGCGCATCGGCATCGAGGCCTGCGTCACCAGCAACCTGCAGACCACGCCGACCATCAAGACCATCGCGGCCCACCCCATCAAGACCATGATCGACTACGGCCTTTCGGTCAGCATCTGCACGGACAACCGCCTGGTCTCCAACACCACGGTGTCGCGCGAGCTGGAGCTGGTGACCCGCGCCGTGGGGCTCTCGCGCCACCAGCTGCGCAACCTGGTCATCGCGGGCTTCAAGGGCAGCTTCTTCCCGGGCTCCTACAACGCCAAGCGCGAGTTCGTGGCCTCGGTCGTCGCGCACTACCGCCGCATCGAGACCGAGCTCCTCGGCTGATCAGAGGGAGGCGAGCCGGGTGTCGGAGGGGCCGGCCAAAGCGGCCTTGAGCGCCCGGGGTCCGGAGTAGCTCCGGCCCGAGCCGGGATAGAAGGAGTAGGTCACGCCGCCGGACACGCCGCCGCTGGTGCCGCTGGCCGGGATGCCCAGGCTCTCGGCCAAGGCGACCGAGCCTTCCCCGAAGCGCGGCCCGCAGTCGCCGACCACGGCCATGACGCGGCGGCCGCCGTATTCGACCTCCACCAGGTCTCCCAGCAGGCTTTGGTGCCGCTTGGGCACCACGACATAGGGTATCTCCGCCGGGTTCAGGGAGCTTCCGTCGCTGTAGCGCAGGGAGGTGCGGGCCTGCCGATAGGGGTCGTTGTGGATGCGCGGATCATAATTCGCGGTCTTGCCGTCCGTGTCGATGGCCATGCCCGCGCGGACCACCATGGGCTTGCCGGCCACGGCCGGGGCCAGGGCCTGGCGGGCGGAGCCGTCGAAGCGCACCCGGCCCTCCTGCACGCCGCGCAGATCGGCGTCGGGCGAGGAGCCGTCGGCGGGCCCGATGGCGGCCAGCTCCCGGGCTCCGGCCATGAGCCCGGCCGCGGCGGGGGAGAGCTGGGGCTGCTGGGGCGAGCCGAAGCGGGCGGGCGCCGGGGCGGAGAGGCCCGCGGCCGAGACGGCGCTGCCGTCCGCGCCGCAGGACGGGTCGCAGCCGCACAGCCCTCCGGCCAAGACCGACCAGCCGAGCAGGACCGCGATCCCCCGCCAAGAGCGCTTCATGGGAATAGTGTAGGCCTCTGGGCCCAATCGCGCCTGGAGAATAGGTCCCGGCAGGGCCTAGGACTTTCGACCTAGGCCCTGCAGGAGCCGGTCCAAAGACCGGATCCGGGGCCGGCCAGCCATGAGAGCCACGGCGCGGGCGAAGAGCGGCAGCGGGTCGGGCGGCTCCGGGCAGCCCTCCTGGGGCGGCAGGAGCGCGGCTACGGCCCGGGCCTCCTCGTCGTCCTCGGCCAGGCCCCTGCGGTTGGTGGAGAGCCGGCGCGCCAAGCGCCACAGGACCGCGGTCTGGGGATGAGCGAAGCGCCAGGGCAGCTCCTCCTGGTCCGCGGCCACGACGCAGCCGGAGTTGTAGGAGCGGTCGTCGTGCCGGCGCAGCACGAGCCCGTCTGCCTCGGCCAGGGCCGTGATCGGGCGCCCCGGGAAGAGCTGGAGGCGGCTGCCCAAAGCCGAGCCGTGGTGGATGAGCGGGCAGCGCCCGATGGCGCGCAGGTTGACGCGCAGGTCGGCCGGCGTGGTCCAGGGCGTGAAGAGGATGGTGCTCAGATGCCGGGACGGGTAGCGGAAATGGCGGGGCCAGCGGCGGCTCAGCTCGGCGATGAGCCGCACGGCTTCGTGGACCTGGGCCGCGGAGATGCCTTTGTTGAGGCGCCGGTTCTCGGCGGGCGAGAAGTTCTCCACGCCCATGCCGTAGAGCCGCAGGGAGAGACCCCGGGCGGCCAGGCGGGGCAGGCAGCGCTCCAGCGCGGCTCGCGCGGCCAGGAACTCGTCTATGCGCGGCATGAAGCCGAGCTCGGCTGCGCGCACGCCCTGCCGCGACAGGGCGCAGGCGAGCTTCTCCAGACGCCGCCAGAGCTCGTGGCCGACGAAGACGAAGCGCCGCTCCAGGCCCGCGGGGAGACGCGCCCGGCAGGCGGCCGCGGCTTCGCGCGCGGCGAAAGCGACCGGGTCGCGCGCGAAGGGCTGTTCCGGAAGGCAGCCGGCGAAGCAGAAGGAACAGCCCATGTGCCGCAACGGCAGGCTCAGACCGCGGTAGAGGGGGAGGCCGGCCAGGCGCTTGCGGTAGGAGCAGCGCAGACCGGCCACCACGCGGATGGGCGGCGCGGCGGCCCAGGGCGCGGCGTTGATGACCCGGCGCGCGAAGCCCGGCCGGACGCGGTCCGCCAGATAGGGGTCGTCGAGGCCGGGCCCCTCGGCGCCGAGGTGTTCCTTGACGAACCGGCCCAAGGCTGAGAGGTCCTCATCCAGCGGGCAGTAGACCAGGCGCGCGCCGCCGGCGCCGAGCTCGGTCCACTGGCCGTCGCGCAGGCGCTCGTTGAGCACGACGATATCGGGCTTGCGCCGCCGCAGCTCGGCGCGCAAGAGCTTCAGGTCGCCGGGCTCCAAGGCGTAGCTCAGGGTGGGGTCGTAGCGCACGCCCAGCGCGATCCAGGAGGCGCGCCAGCCCAAGGGTCGGGCCAAGCCCATGAGGAACGGGTAGGAGCTGGCGCGGAAATGGCGGTCCGCCTCGTCGGGGACCAGCTCCACGAGCAGCAGGCTCATGGGTTTGCGGGCTGGGCCGGGCATATGAGGGCTAGGATAACAAATTGCAGGCTTGCGCACCGTCTGGTATCATTGTCCCTAGGTGAAGCTCCCCAGGCTGTTGTTTTTGGTCAGCGTGGCCGTGTCCATCGCGCTGGCCCTGCGCATCTGGGTCTGCGAGTCCATCTTCGTGGCTTCGGGCTCCATGGAACCGACTCTGCTCGTGGGCACGCACCTCGTCGTCGAGAAGGTCACCCTGCGCCTGCGGCCGCCGCGGCGGGGAGACATCGTCGTCTTCCACTCTCCGACCGGGGAGAGCCTGGACCTGGACAAGAGGGTGATCGCTTTGCCCGGGGAGACCGTGGAACTGCGCGCCAAGACGGTCTATGTCGGCGGCCGCGAGCTTCCGGAGCCTTATGTCGAGCACAAGCGGGCCGGGGAGCGGCTTCTGGGCGACAACCTGGGACCGCTGCTCGTGCCGCCGGGCGAGATTTTCGTGCTCGGCGACAACCGCGACGAGTCCTACGACGCCACCGTGTGGAAGGACGCCGCCGGCAAGCCCATCTATTTCATCCCCATCGCAGGGCTCCAGGGGCTGGTGCGGGGAGTCTACTAAAGGAGGGGTCCATGACAGACAAGACGCGCGCGGCGGCGGCGGTCCTGTTGCTGCTTTCGGGCTGGGGGGCCGGGGCCCGCGCCGAGACCTTCATAATGAAGAGCGGGAGCCGCTTCGAGGGCAGGCTCCTGTCCGCCACCACCGATTACCTTGGAGTCTCGGTCCAGGGCCGCGCGCTCGACATCCGCCGGGACAGCATCCGGCGCATCGACTACGAGCCGGACTGGGACGGGCGCTCCGTGCGTCTGGGCGAGCGCGTCATCAAGGCGGGCTTCGGCGGGGCCTTGCCCCTGACCAGCTACGGCTTCAAGCGCGTGGCCAACGGCGGCTCGGCCGCGGACGTCGAGTTCCTCGTCCACTGCAAGCCCGAATGGGACCTGGGCCTGCGCCTCGACAGCATGGGCTTCACCAAGGCCCGGCCGCAGAGCGCGACGCTCGACGGCACGGCCCAGGTCCAGGCCTCGGTCCTGCTCTTGGAGGGCCGCTGGCTGCCCCGGCCCGGCCGCCGGGTCAGCCCGTTCTTGGTGGGGGGCCTCGGGGCCAATGTCTATTCCGAGGAGATCGAGATGACGCCCAAGGCGGGCTCGGTCTGGAGCGACACGGGCACGCGGGAGATGCGCGAGATCGACGAGACTTCGACCGGGCTGGCGGTCATGCTGGGCGGCGGCGTGCAGGTGCTGCTCTCCCGCAGCTACGTCGCGGATTTCGAGGCCGGCTGGCACTACTGGACGATCGCTGGGGCCAAGTTCGGCAACTCCATCCAGTCCTCCAGCCAGGTCCAGGCCGTATCCCTTCTGGCGCGGCTGGGCTGGCGGTTCTAGAAGGGGTAGTCGATGCCCATGTAGACCGCGGGGCCCTCGCGGCTGACGCCGGTCTCCACGCGGCCGACCACGGTCGGCTTGACCACGGCCCGGAACGCCGCCCCCACCACCGGCTCGAGGTGCTTGACCTCCAGCCGGTCCGGGCTGGGGAAGACCGTCCCCACGTCCACGAACGGGGCGACCTGGAACTCGGTCACGGCGTTGACCACGCTGAGCCGGTGGAAGGTGAAGCGCTCCTCGATGTTGCCGAAGACCGAGCCCCGGTCCTGGAAGCGTCCCTCCGGGTAGCCGCGCAAAGAGCGCGGCCCGCCCAAGGAGGCCAGCGCGGTGAAGGGGATGGCGCGCCCGTCCGAGTATTCCCCCTGTAAGTGGAAGGCCGTACCGTGCCCGTCCGAGTGCGGCAGATAGAGCCGCCATTGGCCCCCATAGCGCTGGAAGGAGGAGTCGCTGCCCAGGGCCTGCCGGGAGAATTCCGTGAAGAGCTCGGCGAAGCTGCCCTGGCTCGGCGTGGAGCCCAGGTCCCGGGTGTCGCGCGAAAAGGTCAAGCGGGGCATGGAGTAGCCGGCGGTCTCCAGGCGGGCCGGGTCGAAGGCGGCCGGCGCGGCCACGGTGCCGGGCAAGGTCTCGGCGCGGCGGAACCGCCAGCCGGCGCTGGCTTCCAGGCCGTGGCGGAACTTCACCCCGAAGTCGGCCTGCGCCAAGCCTTCCTTGAGCCGGTAGCTCGACTCCCCGCTCTTGGGGCTCGCCGGCCCGACGCCGAAGAAGCGGGGCGTGCCGTCCTCCTCCAGGTTGGTGTCGACCCGGATGAGGCAGCGGTCGCCCAGGAAGGCGCGGTCCTCGTAGCGCAGGGCGGCGCGGCCGTTGACCTTCTGCGCCTTCTGCAGCACGGCGCGGAAGTTGGCGTCGGCCGAGGGGTACCAGTAGTAGGTGCCCAGGAAGGCCGGCCCGAAGAGCTGGTTGTAATTCACCATGGGCGCGATGATGTGCTCGACCTCGTGGCGGGGGTTGGTCAGGATGGCGACCGGCAGGACCCCGTAGGTCACCCCGGAGTTGGGGTTGGCCGAGATGGCGGGCAGGAAGACCAGCCCCACGGGGCCGTCCATGTGGGTGAACACGCGCGCCGCGCCTTTGAGGAAGCGGTCGACGGGGCCCCCCTCGGCCGTGGATGGGGACGACGGCGGCATGCGGGGTTGGGCGGACGCGGCGGCGGGACTCAGCAGCAGCGCGGCCGCGAGCAGGGCGGTTGCGAGGCGTGCGGAGCGCTCCATGGCCGGAAGGATATCATAAAGGCCTGGACCGGAGCAGGATGTAGTCTTGCCCAATCCAACGGAACCGGCGCCCCCGGTTCACCCCCAACGACACGCCGGCCCCCCTCGTAGGGGGGCCGACTGACTCGGCACCCTGCGGGTGCCGAGTCCTTTACTGCGGCGCCACCTCGTAGAGAGTGTCGCCGTCCATGACCTTGAGGCTGCTCCCCAGGGCGAGATAGCGCGCCAAGGCCGGCTTGCGGGACAGCAGGTCGAAGTATTCCGGGCTGAGGTAGACGACGCGCACGGTCTTGGGCGCGGCGCCTTCGCGCAGTTCGTAGTCGCCGTCCACCCAGGTCTGGCCGCGCTTGTAGAAGGTCTTGCCCGCGATGGTGCGGGTCTGCGTCGCCCGGGACCCCTGCCGGCCCATATCCTGGCGGACGGCGGCCTCCTGCTCGGCCATCATGTCCATGGGCGCGGCGGCCGCGCCGGAGATCATGGCCATAGACGAGCCCGACAGGGCGCCGAGGAAGCGGGAAGCGGACTGCGCCTTGCGGGCCACGCCGGCGCCTCCGGAGAAGCCGCTGGACGCCGCGTCCAGGGCCATGCCGCGCACGGCCGAGACGGCCGCGGCCTGGATCGCGGGCATGTTCTGGCCCTCCTCCGCGATGAGGTAGGAGGTGTAGGGCGTGACGATGCCGTATTTCTTGGCGAGCTTGACGATGGAGGCGATGGTCTCCTGGTCGGCAGCGCCGGAGAGGCGCATCGCGTCGAGCTCGTGGGCCACCTTCATGCCGGCCCAGAGCTTGGGCAAAAAGGCCCGGTCGGCCGTCGCGGGGAGCTCGACCGGGAACACGAAGCGCGCGGCCCGGCCGGCCATGCGGCCGGTCACGACCAGGGACCCCTTGCCATGGTCGCGGTAGCGTCCCATGAGAACGAGCTCGGAGCCGTAGAACAGGTCGGTGACCGGCCGCGGGTAAAGCTCCTTGACCTCGAGGCCCTGCCAGTCGACGCGCACGTCGGTCAAAGCCGGCTTGGCCACCTTCTGGTAGAGTCCGGAGACCTTGCCCTCGATGTCCTCCCCCGGGGCCACGTAGTCGCGGCTGCCGCGGTTGTCCGCGGCGAGCTTGTCGAGGAGCAGGGTGTTGACGTCCGAGCCCACGCCGAAGGCGAAGAGCCGGGCGTTGAGGGAGGCGTTGCGCTCGTGGGCGCGGCGCAGGAGCTCGTTGACGTCCGTGGCGCCCACGGTGGGCAGGCCGTCGGTGATGAAGAAGACCATGGGGAGGCGGCCTTCGCCGCGGCGCAGGAACTTGAAGGTCTCCTCCAGGGCGCCTTCGATGTTGGTGCTGCCGGCGGCCGAGATGCCTTCCACGTAGCGCTTGGCGCGGGCCTTGTTGGCGGCGCTGGCCGCGACGAGGCCGGTCGCGAAGGTGTTGGCGTCGGTGGCGAAGTCGACCACGGCGAAGCGGTCCTCGGCCGAGAGGCGGCCGATGCAGTAGGACAGGGCCTTGCGGGCCTGGCCCATCTTGCCGTCGTCTTCCATGCTGCCGGAGCGGTCGAGGACGAAGACGATGTCCTTGGGCGTGGCCGCGCCCTGGGCCTGCAGGCGGGGCGAGAGGTTGAGCATGAAGAAGCCGTCCTCGCCGTCCTCCTTGTAAGCCAGGAGGCTGGCGGCCAGGGGGTCGGAGCGCATGGAGAAGAAGAGGTCGAGGTCCGCGGCGGGATGCTGGGAGCTCTCTTCATAGGAGACTTCGGCCTGCCGGTCCCCGATGCGGCGGATCTGCGCGCCGGAGAGGGGGGTGTAGAGGGTGCGCAGGGGGGCGGTGGTGCTGAGCTTGAGGCGCACCGAGGCGCGGCCGGCCTGGCCTTGCAGCATGCGGGCGGACTTGACCGGGATGTTGAGCGAGACGAGCTCGCCGCTCTTGTGCAGGAGCTGGGTCAGGCCGATGTGCACGCTGATGTCGCCGCTGGGCTCGATGGGGAAGACTTTGGCGCGCAGGAGGCGCTCGCCGACCAGCTCCAGGAGCGCGGGGTCGCGCATGCGGTTGACGATGCCTTGGTAGATGGCGGAGGCTTTGTCTGATTCCAGGAGCTCGCCGTTCATCTTGTGGCCGTTGACGGTCATCGTAAAGCCGCTGAGGACGGTGTCGGCCGGGATGGGGATGAGGAGCACGCCTTCGAGCCTTTGCTGGGTGGGATTATGGAAGGTGATGTCGAAGGAGAGGTCCGCGGTCTGGTCGGCCACGGTTCCGTCCACTCGGTAGCCGGAGAAGGTCATGACCGTGCCTTCTGGCTGGGGCAGGGGCTGGGGCTGCGGGACCGGCGTCGGGGTGGGATGCGGCGGCCGGGGGACGGGCCTGAAAATGGGCGGGAGGGGTCGGATGGGCATGCCGGGCAAGAACATCCGCAGGCCGTTCTGGGAGCCCATGGGCCAGGCCACGAGCTGTTGGGCCGAGGCCGGGGCGAGGCTGGCGAGGATGAGGCCGAGGGTCAGTGCGAGGGTCTTCATGGCGTCCTCCTTGACGGGCATGGGGATGGGACACCGGGGGTGGGAAAAGGTTCCAGGGGGTTGCTTGTCCCCGGGATATGTCGTTGAGGATATATTCACCCCCAGCGCTGCTGGCATATGCACTTCACTCAGTCACCCAATCCGGGAATTTACGATGCCCGTTGCGAGAGGTATTGATCCGAGGGCGCCGACCACGGTCCCCGTCATCTTTATTCGACGAATAAGCCTGGTCCGATGGTGATCGATGCGCATGTGCCGCGTCGGTTGCATCCGACAAGCGCCTGATGGAGGAGCGCCTCTCCTGCAAGTACGAATGAGGCGCAATTGAGCGTCATGCGAGGGCAGATGGTCCTACGTTTTTCAGAAAATAACGCTGAAAATATCGGTGCTATTCACATCGCGCGCGCGATATGAATAACGCTGTAAAATAAAGAACAATTTTTAAAAATGTGAGGAAAACGGGAGGCCGTCGAGGAAATCAGAAGGCTGGCGAAGCAGACAGAAGGCGGCCCAGACCAGCTCACCGTCGGAAGAAACAAAAGGGATTCCATTGAAGTTAAACTGGCGGCATATGCGCTTGAGCCGCTCAATCCGAGTCAATCCGAGAATCTGCCAAGTGAAGCCTCGTCCGAGGGTGAGCAATGTGCATATGCCGCCAGCGCCAAAGGTGAATATATTTTTGAAGGTATATCCGGGTCTGAGCGTTGGGCCGATTTAGCGCGCGGCGCTCGCCGCTTGGCCCAAGGCGACGAGTCGGGCCACCTTGGCAAGGAGTTCGTCTGGCACCAACAAGAGGTGGCAATGGAGGGCGCGGGCTTGGTCTTGGATGGAGGAGAGTCTGGGATCGTGGCGTGAGCTTTCCATCCTTGCCACATGGGGCTGTTTGGCTCGGAGGGTTTTGGCGAGGCTCTTCTGGGAGAGCCATCTTCTGCGGCGCATGATGGAGAGCTGGGTGGCAAGGGGGAGTTGGGCGAACTGCTCGGCGTGGGCCTTGGCCAATGCGGGCTTGTCCTTGAGGACTTGCTGGAGGTGCTCGTCAAAACCGCTCTGTGTCACCTTTCTCATGATCCTATCCTTCGCATGCGTTTGCGGGCGAGCCGGATATCATCCAGTGGGGTCTTGGCGCTCGTCTTCTCCAGGGCATGGAGGAGCCAAGCGCAGCCTTTGTCCACGCAGAAGAAGACTCGATATCGGATGCCCTCGAAGAGCCGCTTGAGTTCCCATAACCCTTGGCCAAGAGGCCGGATGGTGATCCGTTTCGACCGAAGCCCTTCTGCTCCCAGTATCTCGAGGTCCAGGGCCAGCTTGAGAAATGCGGCTGGGCGTTGTTCGACCAGGCTGTCGAGATATTCCCGCACCGGGCCGGAGCTTCCGTCTGGATAGTATTTCGTCTTTAGGAAGCTCATCTGTAATATAACAGATAAGTTATTTATTATCAAGTGCCCTGGCCTTGGGTTTTGGTCCGGGCGCATGACCGACCCCACTCTATATACGATCAAAGCCTTGAAAAGTTCCAAGGGGAATGGGTGGCGTGTTATGCGGCCCGGCCTGGACGGCCCTTGCCGAATAGGTGGGCCCTTCTGTCCATTGCTTTGCGAAGGCGGGAGAACTATAATTCCGATGGACGGCGCTTTATGCCGTCAATGTTATACTGACCAACAGAATCACACGTAGGGCAATGTCGAAAAACAGAACAGCTAGACTGCACCGCCGGTAATCATCAGCCGCGTCGCTTTATGAAGCCTATGAGGACAAGAACCACGAACTGTTGGCTCGGCCTTCTGCTGTTGCCAGCGCTGATTCCGACGGTGTGGTCCCAGGCATTCGGCAAGCAGTCGGGCCTGCAGCTCGAACTCCAGACGGGGCATACGGCTCACGCCACCTCCGCAGCCATCACGTCGGACGGGAAGTATCTCATCAGCGCGAGCGACGACGAGACCGCAAAACTGTGGGAACTTTCCACGGGGATACTGATTCGGACCTTCCGGGGGCAGGGCTCCGGGATAAGAGCCATGGCAGTGAACGCCGATTGCGACAACCTGGCAACGGGGGACCAGGCCGGGAATGTTGTGTTGTGGAATCTCTCCACGGGGCGACGCATGGGGACTTACCGTACCCATAATGAATGGGTGACTTTCCTCGCGCTGAACTCGGATTGCAGGCGTTTCGTCGCGGGCGGATTGGACAACACCGTCAAATCATGGGACCTATCCTTAGGAAAAGAGCTCAGATCTTTCGGACCATTCGCCAGCCCTGCCTTCTATGCCACTGACCGCTATCTGCTGACAATAGCGGCCCGTAGGGGTGACCACCAAGACATTTACACCTTGTGGAATACGGCTACTGGGGAGTCGGTCCGGACTTTCCAGGGCAGCGGGCTGGCGTCCGCCATCGCGATGAGTTCCGATGAGAAACTGATGGTGACGGGTCGCGGCGATGGGACAGCCATACTGTGGGATATGAGGACGGGGAAACGAATCAGGGATTTCAAAGGACATGCCGATCCGGTCTTGGCGGTCGCAATATCCCCGGATAATAGGCGCTTGGTCGCAGGGGGGGACGGCGGGGCCGTCCAGTCATGGGATCTCGCCACAGGCAAGGAGATTGCTATTTTCAGGGGCAGAGCGCCTGTGCGCGCCCTTGCCGTGACCCCAGACAGCAGATACCTGGCCGTAGTCTCTTTTGACCAGGCCGTCAAGCTCTGGGATTTGACGTCTGGAGAAGAAGTCCGGACGTTCACCGGCCACGCATTTCAAGCAGGCTCCATCGCCATGACGCGCGATGGGAAATATCTCGTGACCGGCGGTTCCGGCGGTTCCGAAGGCGTTGCCAAGCTTTGGGATCTGTCGACAGGGCAGGAAATCAGGACCTACCCTGCCCAGAAAGTCACCTCCATAGCCATAACGCCGGATGGAGAGTACCTGGTCACGGGCAGCTATGATTGCACGGCCAGGCTTTGGAGTCTGGTGGGAGGGCAGGAAATCAGGGTATTCCGGGGACATCACGCCGGCGTGACCTCGGTCGCCATCACCCCTGATGGGAAACAATTGGTTACCGGCGGCGAGGACCATGCGGCCAAGCTTTGGGATCTGGCGACCGGACAGGAAGTCCGTACTTATATTAGTGAAGATCTGGTGAGACCATCCGTCGCCGTAACGCCCGATGGGAAGCGCCTCATCGCGGGCGGCCTTTCGGGCGCCAACATATGGGACATCGCCACCGGCAGGGTGGAGCGCGACTTCGGCAGGCTGGGGGCGGTCTCATTGGCTGTGAGTCCCAATGGCAGATATCTTGCGGTCGGCAGATATTCGAGCCACAACAGCGCTCAGTGGCTGGATATCGCTACGGGTGAGGTGATAAGGACATTCGATACCGGGAAGGCCTCGTGGTCGGTCGCTGTGACCCCTGACGGGGAGAGAATGGTCACGGCCAGTGATGACACTAATGCCTATCTCTGGGACCTGCGGACAGGAGCGAAGATCCGGTCGTTCATAGGACACAGCGACCGGCTCTTGGCAGTGGCGGTAACCCCGGACGGGAAACGCGTGGTCACGGGCAGCGCCGATGGATCTTTGCGGATCTGGGATATCGAAACCGGTGAGAATCTGGCCCTCGTGAGCTCGGCTTCAAGCGACGATTGGATCATGTACACCCCTGACGGATATTTCGATGGCTCAAAGAATGCGGGGGACTTGGTCAAGATGGTCAAAGGGCTGACCGCCTACGGAGTGGATCAGTTCGCCACGAGGCTCAACCGCCCAGACGTCGTCCTCGCCAGATTGAAGCTGGGTGACCAAGGGCTGCTTCAGCATTATCTCGCGCAGCACGAGAGGCGCCTGAA
It encodes:
- a CDS encoding VIT and VWA domain-containing protein, with protein sequence MKTLALTLGLILASLAPASAQQLVAWPMGSQNGLRMFLPGMPIRPLPPIFRPVPRPPHPTPTPVPQPQPLPQPEGTVMTFSGYRVDGTVADQTADLSFDITFHNPTQQRLEGVLLIPIPADTVLSGFTMTVNGHKMNGELLESDKASAIYQGIVNRMRDPALLELVGERLLRAKVFPIEPSGDISVHIGLTQLLHKSGELVSLNIPVKSARMLQGQAGRASVRLKLSTTAPLRTLYTPLSGAQIRRIGDRQAEVSYEESSQHPAADLDLFFSMRSDPLAASLLAYKEDGEDGFFMLNLSPRLQAQGAATPKDIVFVLDRSGSMEDDGKMGQARKALSYCIGRLSAEDRFAVVDFATDANTFATGLVAASAANKARAKRYVEGISAAGSTNIEGALEETFKFLRRGEGRLPMVFFITDGLPTVGATDVNELLRRAHERNASLNARLFAFGVGSDVNTLLLDKLAADNRGSRDYVAPGEDIEGKVSGLYQKVAKPALTDVRVDWQGLEVKELYPRPVTDLFYGSELVLMGRYRDHGKGSLVVTGRMAGRAARFVFPVELPATADRAFLPKLWAGMKVAHELDAMRLSGAADQETIASIVKLAKKYGIVTPYTSYLIAEEGQNMPAIQAAAVSAVRGMALDAASSGFSGGAGVARKAQSASRFLGALSGSSMAMISGAAAAPMDMMAEQEAAVRQDMGRQGSRATQTRTIAGKTFYKRGQTWVDGDYELREGAAPKTVRVVYLSPEYFDLLSRKPALARYLALGSSLKVMDGDTLYEVAPQ
- a CDS encoding type II toxin-antitoxin system RelE/ParE family toxin: MELFKALIVYRVGSVMRPDQNPRPGHLIINNLSVILQMSFLKTKYYPDGSSGPVREYLDSLVEQRPAAFLKLALDLEILGAEGLRSKRITIRPLGQGLWELKRLFEGIRYRVFFCVDKGCAWLLHALEKTSAKTPLDDIRLARKRMRRIGS
- a CDS encoding caspase family protein — its product is MKPMRTRTTNCWLGLLLLPALIPTVWSQAFGKQSGLQLELQTGHTAHATSAAITSDGKYLISASDDETAKLWELSTGILIRTFRGQGSGIRAMAVNADCDNLATGDQAGNVVLWNLSTGRRMGTYRTHNEWVTFLALNSDCRRFVAGGLDNTVKSWDLSLGKELRSFGPFASPAFYATDRYLLTIAARRGDHQDIYTLWNTATGESVRTFQGSGLASAIAMSSDEKLMVTGRGDGTAILWDMRTGKRIRDFKGHADPVLAVAISPDNRRLVAGGDGGAVQSWDLATGKEIAIFRGRAPVRALAVTPDSRYLAVVSFDQAVKLWDLTSGEEVRTFTGHAFQAGSIAMTRDGKYLVTGGSGGSEGVAKLWDLSTGQEIRTYPAQKVTSIAITPDGEYLVTGSYDCTARLWSLVGGQEIRVFRGHHAGVTSVAITPDGKQLVTGGEDHAAKLWDLATGQEVRTYISEDLVRPSVAVTPDGKRLIAGGLSGANIWDIATGRVERDFGRLGAVSLAVSPNGRYLAVGRYSSHNSAQWLDIATGEVIRTFDTGKASWSVAVTPDGERMVTASDDTNAYLWDLRTGAKIRSFIGHSDRLLAVAVTPDGKRVVTGSADGSLRIWDIETGENLALVSSASSDDWIMYTPDGYFDGSKNAGDLVKMVKGLTAYGVDQFATRLNRPDVVLARLKLGDQGLLQHYLAQHERRLKRLGIPYDLPAGDFQAPDAKILGSKQTGKFLQIRFKLHDATSRIKKYNIYANDVPLFGAYGKDVDGKDIARTERIELASGRNKLEVSCLTADGVECLRALTFADYREQVGGDLYYIGFGVSDYANEALNLKYAHRDALDLADAFVKMKGKSFKNVYAKSFVNREATVQNIKGARKLLEKAGVDDTVVMFISGHGIHDHDAAATYYFATHDADLRDLSRTAASFELLESIMQGISPRKKFFLMDTCESGEVEEKAANQQYAQARSRGLRPRTIKDIRVRSDGGRFSPRPFLLQKNRYIYNDLLRRSGAIVFSSSQGGEFSFERDDLQNGIFTKALLSGLSSGAADGDGDGTISTDELREYVIAEVDRVSGGMQHPTVDRDNIYQKITFPLIR